One Thermoanaerobacter pseudethanolicus ATCC 33223 genomic window, ATTAATTGTTGGAGGCGGAGATGGAGGCTCAGTAAGAGAGGTCTTAAAGCACCCTTCTGTAGAAAGAGTAGTTTTGGCAGAAATTGACGAGGCAGTAGTGAGAAATTCTAAAAAATATCTTCCTACAATAAGCCAGGCATTAGATGACCCAAGAGTAGAAATAATGATTGGAGATGGAATTAAATATGTTAATGAACACAAAAATGAATTTGATGTGGTAATAGTGGATTCTACTGACCCAATTGGGCCAGCTGTAGGTCTTTTTACTTCTGATTTTTATAAAGCCGTATATGAATGCTTGAAAGAAGATGGTATTATTGTGGCTCAGACAGAATCACCTTTTATTTATGGAAAATTGATAAACAAACTCAGCAAAATGTTCAAAGAAATATATCCTATTACAAAAGCATATATAGCAACAATACCGACTTATCCAGGAAGTTTGTGGACTTTTACCATGGGTTCAAAAAAATATGACCCTGAAGAAGTGGACATAAATTCTATTCCAAGAATAGATACTAAATACTATACACCTGAAATTCACAAAGCGGCCTTTGTACTGCCTAAATTTGTGAAGGATATTTTTGATGAGGTGTAATATGATAGAAGGAAAATATTTTGTTGATCCGGGAAAGTTTTTAGGGGCTACTGAAGATTATGAAAAGGCAGAGGTAGTTATACTAGGTTTGCCTATGGATTACACAGTGAGTTTCAAAGCAGGAAGCCGCTTTGGACCTGCTGCCATAAGGCAAGCCTCTTATGGTTTAGAATATTATAGTGTGTATTTAGATAGGAGGTTGGAAGATAAGAAATTTTATGATTTAGGAGATTTAGTACTTCCTTATGGGAATGTGAAAAAGAGTCTAGATTTAATCTCAAAAGCTACAGAAGACATTTTGAAAAGTGGAAAAAAAGGATTGTTCTTGGGTGGAGAACATTTAGTGACTTATGGAATTTTAAAAGAGTACTTAAAAAAATATGGGGATAACCTTGTAATCCTTCATTTTGATGCCCATACTGATTTAAGAGAAGAATTTTTCGGTGAAGCTTATTCTCACGCCACAGTAATGAAAAAAGTATGGGATATTGCTAAAGGTATTAAAATGTATAATTTTGGGATAAGGTCAGGTGAAAAAGAAGAATTTGAGTTTGCAGAAAAAAATACCCACATGTTTTTGTATGAAGTAGTTGAACCTTTGAAAGGTGTAATTGATGATATAAAAGATTATCCAATTTATATTAGCTGGGATATAGATGTTGTAGACCCTGCTTTTGCACCAGGCACTGGTACACCAGAACCAGGGGGAATAACCACAAAAGAGGCATTAGAGGCAATTCATATTTTAAAAGATTTAAATGTAGTTGGGATGGATTTGGTGGAAGTCTCGCCTTCTCACGATATAGCTGGTATAACCTCTATTTTAGCAGCTAAACTTATAAGGGAATCTATCCTTTCCTTCTTCTAAAAATTTTGAGCCTTTTGGCTCTTTTTTTATTTTGTTTCTTTTGAAAAAATAGTATAATATATTATGAGGAGGTATTAATATGAGTAATAAAATTAAAATTACAGAAACTGTATTAAGAGATGCCCATCAGTCACTCTTGGCTACTCGAATGTCGACGGAAGAAATGCTCCCAATTGCAGAAAAATTGGATGCAGTAGGATATTATTCTATTGAAGCGTGGGGAGGAGCTACCTTTGATGCTTGTATGAGATTTCTTGACGAAGACCCTTGGGAAAGATTGAGAAGATTAAAGAAGAGGATAAAAAATACCCCTCTTCAAATGCTTTTGAGAGGACAAAATCTATTAGGATATAGGCATTATCCTGATGATATAGTAGAAAAATTTGTTGAGAGGGCTGTTGCTAACGGAATAGATATAATAAGAATTTTTGATGCTTTAAATGATGTACGAAATCTTGAAGTTGCCGTTAAAGCTACTAAAAAAGCGGGAGCCCACGCTCAAGGTACCCTTGTTTATACTATAAGTCCTGTTCACAACATTGACCATTATATTAAAGTAGCAAAAGAGCTGACAGAATTAGGAGTGGATTCCATATGCATAAAGGATATGTCAGGAATATTAACTCCTTATGTTGCTTATGAGTTAGTAAAAAGCCTTAAAGATGCAGTAAATATTCCTATACAGTTGCACAGCCATTATACGAGTGGAATGGCGGCTATGACTTATCTTAAAGCAATAGAGGCTGGAGTAGATATAATAGACACTGCTATTTCACCTTTGGCATTAGGAACTTCTCAACCTGCTACAGAAACAATGGTAGCTATTTTAAAAGGCACTCAATATGACACTGGTTTGGATATGGAGTTATTATCAGAAATTGCTTCATACTTTAAAGAAGTAAAACAAAATCACAGTAAAGAAATAGATTTATCTATGGTTATGGGCGTAGATACAGATGTATTAATTTATCAAGTTCCAGGAGGAATGCTATCAAATTTAATTTCCCAATTAAAACAACAAAATGCTTTAGATAAGTACCCAGAGGTTTTAAAAGAAATTCCTAAAGTTAGAGAAGAATTAGGATACCCACCTCTTGTTACTCCTATGAGTCAGATGGTAGGGACTCAAGCTGTCTTGAATGTAATAACTGGAGAAAGGTATAAAATGGTACCAAAAGAAGTAAAAGATTATGTGAAAGGACTGTATGGTAGACCACCAGCGCCAATTTCAGAAGAAATAAAGAAAAAAATAATAGGAGATGAAGAGGTAATAGATATTAGACCAGCAGACCTTTTAAAACCGCAATTTGAAGCGATTAAAGAAGAAATTAAAGAGTATTATGAACAAGAAGAAGATGTTTTATCTTATGCTCTTTTCCCACAAGTAGCAAAGAAGTTTTTTGAATACAGAAGAGCAAAAAAATATCAAATAGATGCAACTCTTCTTAATATGGAATATATGACATATCCAGTTTAACAGGGAAAATTATTTCCCTGTTTTTTTGTGTATATTTAAATTCCTCCTGTAACATATATTTTTATCCTTCATAACATGTAGTAGAAAGTTTAAAGGAGGGAAATAGGATGACAATAGATGGATCTTATTATAATCCTAACTATCCTAAGTATCCTTACCATCATCCCTATTATCCACATCATCCTCATCCGGGACATTGTAAGACTTTTTATACAGTGCAGCCAGGAGATACTATGTGGTCTATAGCGAATATGTTTGGAATAAGTCTTGACTGCTTAATAAGAGCTAATCCTCAGATATCGGATCCTAATTTGATATATCCAGGACAACAAATTTGCATACCTTTCTATTGTCCACCAGTATCTCCAGAAACCTGCAAAACAATATACACAGTAAAACCGGGAGATACCATGTGGTCTATAGCTAATATGTTTGGTGTAAGTCTTGATGCATTGATAAGAGCAAATCCACAAATACCAGATCCCAATTTGATATACCCAGGACAACAAATATGTATACCTTCTGCGAATTGTTAAGGCACCTTTTAAGGTGCCTTAACAATTAATGTGAAGATATATAGTATTAGGATAATTGCTTGTATATTTTATAACTTTTACAGTCCCTGGTTGAATATTTTTTCCACATTTTAAGCATAGGTAATTTTTGTTTTCTTGCAAATAAGTGTAGCTTATTTCTACCTCTAATTTTCCGTATTTTTTCCAGCTATTCCACCCAGTTTTGCACAATTTGGCTCTGTTTTCATAATCGGCATATACCCATCTCAGCAATCGATGAAAATGAAAAGGATATTTTGTGTATCTTAAAAACTTTTCTGGCAATCCTAAAGATAAAGCGTAATTTTCAAAAGAATTTTCTATTATATCCTGAAGAGGATTTAATATTTGTGTACTTTCCCAATTATACTCTTCTTGTTCTAACCATTTTCTAAAAGTGTCAAACATGTAACCTCTACAAACTTGTATTTTTTCAGTTTTACTTACTTTAAGTTTTTCTAAAAGTTTTTTCCCAATTTCACAGGCTTTTCTTAAATACAATTTATTTTTAAAGTTTTCTTCATTATAATATTCTATGGGAATTATATCATAGAAAAATTCTCCAGTTTCTACTCTCATAGCCCCAATACACGTTCCACCTACCAAACTTCCACTTCCCGCGTCGTCTATTTGTATCACTGTATCACTCCTTGCCTATATATAAATTTTGTAATAAAATCAAAGTAATTATACGTTATTAATTAGAGGAGGTAGAAAATGAAAATACTTCTTACTAATGACGATGGAGTACAAGGATTAGGGATGTTAAAATTAGCAGAATATCTTAAAGATAAGTATAAGGTAACGGTAGTAGCTCCTGAAAAAGAAAGAAGTGCTATAAGCCATGCTATAACTTTACATAAACCTTTAAGGCTTAAAAAAGTAAAGGAAGAGGATAGTTTGAAAATATATGCAATAAATGGTACACCGTCTGATTGTGTAAAATTAGGGATTGAAGTGGTGTTGAGAGAAAAACCTGATATTGTAATTTCTGGCATTAATGAAGGCTTAAATTTAGGGACAGATATACTTTATTCTGGTACTGTTTCTGCGGCTATAGAAGCCGCAATTTACGGCATTCCTGCTATTGCAGTTTCCCGTGCAGAAACTGCTGATATTGAAGATAGGCGTATATATAAATTTTTGGAGAATTTAATAGAAAAAGTTTTAGAAAAAGGATTACCTAAAAACACATTATTGAATGTAAATATACCCGATTTTAAGAAGGGAATAAAGGGAGTAAAAGCTACAATACTCGGCAAGAGTATCTATATTGAGACTTTTCAAAAAAATTATGACCCAAGAGGGAAAGAGTACTATTGGATGGCAGGGAAAATTTCGGAAATAGAAAAGGATGAAAGGACAGACATTGTTTCTGTAAAAGAAGGTTATATTTCTATTACTCCAATTCATTTTGATTTAACAGAGTACAATATGATAAACATCTTAAACTCCTGGGATATAAAAATAGAGTAAATATTTGTAACATTCTATATGATGCAAGAATTGTATCAAAAATATTCATGACATTTATTATTCATTTTATGGAGGATTTTTTATTTTTATATAGAATATTATATATTGCAAATAAAATTTAATGAGGGTGATAGATTGGTAAAAAATAAAGAGCTCGTAATAATAGAAAAATGGTGCAAAGGCTGCGGTATTTGTGTAGAATTTTGCCCTGTTAAAGTATTGGAACTAAAAAATGGTAAGGTTAGGCTGATAGATGCTGATGAATGCACTAAATGTGGCCTTTGCGAGCTCAGGTGTCCTGATTTTGCCATATATTTAGAGGTGAAAGAATGATGCCTACGGTATTGATGCAAGGAAATGAAGCGGTAGTGGAAGGAGCTATAGCTGCTGGACTAAAATTTTATGCAGGATATCCAATAACTCCCTCTACTGAGATTGCTGAGTTTTGTGCCGAAAAGCTTCCTTTTGTAGGAGGGAAATTTATTCAAATGGAAGATGAAATCGCCAGCATGGCAGCAGTTATAGGAGCCTCCCTTACTGGATTAAAAGCAATGACTGCTACATCGGGTCCTGGGTTTTCTTTAAAGCAGGAAAACATAGGTTTTGCTGCTATGGTAGAAATTCCTTGCGTTATAGTGGATGTTCAGCGAATGGGTCCGAGCACAGGAATGCCTACTTCTCCTGCACAAGGGGATGTAATGCAATCCAGATGGGGAACTCATGGAGACCATCCTATAATTGTTTTATCACCTTCTTCTGTAAAAGAAGCCTATTATATTACTATTCAAGCTTTTAATCTTTCTGAAAAATACAGGACACCTGTAATTCTACTTATGGATGAAGTTATAGGTCATCTAAGAGAAGCAGTTAATTTAGATGAATATAAAGATATAGAAATTTTTGAACGACCTATGCCCCAAGATAAAGATAATTACTTACCTTATGAGGATATAGAAAATGGAGTTGTCCCTTTAGTACCCTTTGGTAAAGGTTTTAGATTTCATGTAACAGGACTTGCTCACAACGAAAAAGGATTGCCTACAAATGACCCTAAAGTAACTGAAAAACTGATAAAAAGATTGATGGAGAAAATTGAAAACAATAAAAAAGACATACTGATGTTTGAAGAAAAAGATACTGAAGAAGGAGATGTACTTCTCATATCCTTTGGTTCTTCTGCCAGAGCTTGTGAAGCGGCAATGGAAGAACTTAAAAAAGAAGGGATAAAAATTGGACTTTTCAGACCTATAACCATATGGCCTTTCCCTGATGAAAAATTGAGGGAAATATATCCTAGATTTAAGAAAGTGTTTGTAGTTGAAATGAATACAGGGCAACTTTACTATGAAGTAGATAGAATAATCAAAGGTAATACCTATGTAGGGAAAATTAACAAATTTAATGGAGAGTTTTTCACTCCTTTTGAGATTGTAGAGAAAATAAAGGAGAGTTTTAAAAATGGCATCTGAATTAGTAGAAAAATACATTAGGAAGGAAACGTTACCAAATATTTGGTGTCCAGGTTGCAGCAATGGAATAGTAACGGCAGCTATTGTAAGAGCAATTGACAACTTAGGACTTGACCAAGACAAGGTATGTATTGTATCTGGAATTGGTTGTTCTTCAAGGGCATCAGGATACTTGGATTTTAATACTTTGCATACTACCCATGGAAGAGCTATTGCTTTTGCAACAGGTATTAAATTTGCTAATCCTGAGCTTACAGTAATAGTTATTACTGGAGATGGAGATAATGCGGCTATTGGAGGTAATCACTTTATTCATGCTTGCAGAAGAAATATAGACTTAACTGTAGTGATGTACAACAACCATATTTATGGAATGACAGGAGGACAATATTCTCCAACGACTCCACGGTTTGACAGAGCTACTACTGCACCTTACGGAAATATTGATAGGTATTTTGATATTTGCAAATTGGCCATTGGAGCAGGTGCGACTTATGTAGCTAGGGGTACTGCTTACCATGTTCAACAATTGACAAAACTAATTGAAAGAGGAATTTCTCATAAAGGTTTTTCCTTCATTGAAGCTTTGAGTATATGCCCTACTTACTATGGAAGAAAAAATAAAAAAGGAACACCTGCAGATATGCTAAAGTGGTTAAAAGACCATGCAGTAGACATAAAACAAGCTAGTAAAATGGACCCTGAAGAGCTTCATGACAAATTTATTATTGGAGAGCTTTTAAATATTGATGAGCCTGAATTTGTAGAAGAATATCAAAAAATGTTAAATAATTTGAAGGTGAATTACAAATGAGTTCAATAGAAATAAGATTAGGTGGTTCAGGAGGGCAAGGTTTAATCCTTGCAGGAATAATTTTGGCGGAAGCTGCAATATTGGATGGTAAAAATAGTGTTCAAAGTCAGTCCTATGGTCCTGAGGCAAGAGGAGGATCCAGCAAAGCAGAAGTAATAATAAGTAATGAATATATAACGTATCCTAAGGTATTAAAACCAGACATACTACTTACTCTTGCGTCTTCTGCCTATTTATGCTATAAAAATGACATGAAAGAAAATGGGATAATTATAATAGACGAATCAATAATTCCTAATGATGAAGATACCCAAAAAGTTGTCCGACTTCCCATAATAAAAACTGCGCAAGAGATAATTGGAAGAGCTTTTGTGGCGAATATAATATCTTTAGGTGTAATAGCAGAGTTAACTAATGTGGTAACAAAAGAATCTTTAGAAAGAGCTGTTTTAAATAGAGTACCTCCAGCCACAGAAGAGATTAACAAAAGAGCATTGAGAGAAGGCTATAATCTTGTAAAAATGAGGGGTAGTGAAATATGGCAAAAACAGATGATTTGATAAAAAGGATACAAGATAATTATACAAAATTAAGCAAAAGCCAAAAGATAATAGCAGAGTACATTATAAATCATTATGATAAGGCAGCTTTTATGACAGCTGCAAAATTGGGAGCCAGCATAAATATAAGTGAATCAACTGTTGTAAGATTTGCTAATACTTTAGGCTATAATGGATATCCAGAACTTCAAAATGCACTGCAAGAGCTTATAAAAAATAAACTTACAACAGTCCAAAGGTTAGAAATGACAGAAGAGACAGATGAAATTGCTATATTGAATAATGTACTAAAAGCCGACATAGAAAACATAAAAGAGACCATAAATGAAATAAATAAGGATGACTTTAGAAGAGTCGTTTCAGATATCATCAATGCTACAAAAATTTATATAATAGGTTCCAGAAGTTCTATTGTCATTGCAGAATATTTGGGATTTTATTTAAATTTAATACGGGAAAATGTGTCAGTCGTTAAAGCGGGCGTATCAGATGTTTTCGAGCAAATTCTCAGAGTTAGTGAAAATGATTTAGTGATAGGAATTGGTTTTCCGAGATACTCAAAAAGAACATTAGATGTGCTGAAATATGCAAAATCTCAGAATGCAAAAATCGTTACAATAACAGATAGCTTGATTTCTCCTCTTACCTCTGTTGCTGATGAGATATTAATTGCGAAAAGCAACATGGCTTCTTTTGTGGATTCATTAGTGGCACCTTTAAGTCTTGTCAATGCTCTTGTGGTAGCTGTGGGCCTTAGAGAAAAGGAAAAGATAGCCGATACTTTTGAAAAATTAGAGAGTATTTGGGATGAATATGGGGTATATTTCTCAAAACCAAATTAATTATAAAATTTTGAAGGGTTATTAAAAATTTTGTAGAATATATAACATAGAAATCGATTCATTTGCTTCAAAATTTTAAAATTAGGAGGATAATAAAATGTCAAAAGAGTCATTAAATCCTTTGATTATTGCGCAAAAGCAGATTAAAAATGCTTGTGATTTGCTGGGGGTAGAAGAATTTGTTTATGAACTTTTAAAGGAACCTATGCGAGTATTAGAAGTTTCTATTCCTGTACAGATGGATGATGGTACAGTAAAAGTCTTTAAAGGTTATAGGTCTCAACACAATGACGCATTAGGACCCACAAAAGGAGGAATAAGATTTCATCCTGACGTTACATTAGATGAGGTAAAAGCCTTATCCATGTGGATGACATTTAAATGTGGGGTAGTAGGACTTCCTTACGGAGGAGCAAAAGGTGGAGTAGTGGTAAATCCAAAAGAATTGTCTAACGATGAGTTACAGAGGTTGAGCAGGGGCTATATAAGAGCAATAACGAGCATAATAGGTCCTAATAAAGATATACCTGCACCAGATGTAAATACTAACATGCAAATTATGGCTTGGATGGTAGATGAGTATAACAAAATTGTAGGCTACAATAGCCCTGCGGTCATTACAGGAAAACCTTTGATATATGGTGGTTCTAAGGGAAGAACTGCTGCAACTGGATATGGAGTTGCATTGATGGCACGGGAGGCTGTAAAACGTTTACAGATGGATTTCAAAAATTGTACATCAGCTGTACAGGGCTTTGGAAATGTTGGAAGTTACACTGCTTTAAACCTTCAAAGATTAGGCGCTAAAATTGTAGCAGTAAGTGATGTGTATGGAGGTATATACAATAAAGATGGAATTGATGTTGAAAAATTACTAGAGCATGTAAATAAGACGGGAACAGTGTGCAATTTTGAGGGAACAACCAGTATAACAAATGAAGAGCTTTTAACAATGGAGGTAGACATTTTAGCTTTAGCAGCTTTAGAAAATCAGATAACTTCTGCAAATGCGCCAGATGTAAAGGCGAAAATAATTTGCGAAGGAGCAAATGGTCCTACAACTCCTGAAGCAGATAAGATTTTAGCAGAAAGAGGTGTGTTTGTAGTTCCGGATATTTTAGCTAATTCAGGAGGAGTAATAGTTTCATATTTTGAATGGGTACAAAATCTCATGAATTATTATTGGACAGAAAAAGAAGTAGAAGAAAGACAGGAGATTATGATGGTAAATGCTTTTAACGCTATATATGAATTAGCACAGCAGTACAAAGTTGATATGAGGACAGCAGCTTACATGATATCGATTAAACGGGTTTATGAAGCTATGAAAATTAGAGGTTGGTTATAAAGGGTTAGTACAAAATTAGCGTAAACATTATTCTTATAAACTTTACTGCAATTGCAATTACTGTTTGTTTTTTCTTTAATGGGCTCTCTTGTTTATGTAATTATAGGGGGCCTTAAATTTTTTGTTAGTGTTTATTAACTTGTCTTTGGATTTCTTAATGAGTTTCTCTGCAAAGATCCTTAAACACTTCTTTAAATTCAAGAAAGTACTCATCTAAAATAGCAATTAGCTTTACTAGACAATTGATAGACAATTTAAGTCCTCTGTGTTATTATTAAAATTAGAGTGTTTATTACCATAGAGCTTAATCTATCATCTTTCCCGTTGCTAATATTTCTATTTTGCAAAAAGTCCAGTAGAAACTTTTAACAAACTAAAGAATGAAATATAGGAGGCTACAGATGAAGTTAATAGCAATATTAATATTTATAGCGACATATATTCTACTTCTTGTTTTACCTAAATACAGAACATATATTTCATTATTTTCAGCTTTATTATTTGTATTAATTGGAATACTTCCCTTTCAAAAAGCTCTATCTTACATTGATTGGAATGTTATATTGATGATTGGCGGAACTATGGGAATAGTAAACCTGTTTATCGAATCAAAGATGCCTGCTTTGATGGCTGATGTTATAATAGACAAAGTCGCAAGTATAAAATGGGCCATAATATCTCTTGCAGCCTTTGCTGGCATAGTTTCAGCTTTTATCGATAATGTAGCTACTGTTTTAATAATAGCACCCGTTGCTATGGATATTGCAAAGAAGCTTAATATTTCACCAGTCTATATGATTATTTCAATAGCTATTTCATCAAACTTACAAGGTGCTGCAACCTTAGTTGGAGATACTACCTCGCTTTTATTAGGTGGTTATGCTAAAATGGATTTTATTGACTTTTTCTTTTTTAAAGGTAGGATGGGATTGTTTTGGATAGTTCAAATTGGGGCAGTAGCTACAATACCTATTTTATTGCTCTTTTTTAGAGAATATAATCAACCCATTCATCTTGAGGAAAAGCAAGAGGTTGAGGACTATTTCCCATCATATCTTTTGATTTTGATGGTAGCATTATTAATAATTGCTTCCTTTATTCCTAATAAACCTGAAATTACAAATGGTTTAATATGCACAACATTGCTTTTAATAGGTATAATTAAGGAGGTCGTCATAAGCAAAAATAAACATGCTTTAAATAATACTCTTTTACAAATTGATTATGAAACAATCCTTTTGCTGATGGGGCTTTTCGTAGTAATAGGTGGAATTTCTGAGGTTGGAGTTATAAACGATATTAGTAAAATATTTTCAAGATTTGGAAAGGGCAACTTATTTTTAATCTATACTATTATAGTTTGGTTCTCAGTTTTTGTATCTGCCTTCATTGATAATATACCATATACTGCTACGATGCTTCCTGTTGTATCAAAAATTGCTCAAGAAATGGGAATACAGCCTTATCTTCTTTATTTTGGCCTACTTGTTGGGGCAACATTGGGAGGTAATATAACTCCAATAGGTGCATCTGCTAATATAACTGGATTAGGAATTCTAAGAAAAGAAGGATATGAAGTTAAGGCAAAGGACTTTATGAAGTTAAGTATTCCATTTACTTTAACAGCAGTTATAACTGGTTATATTTTGACTTGGATTATTTGGAGGTAATGTAAAGGGAATAAGGGTGATAGATTGGTAAAAAACAAAAAACTGGTAATAATAGAGGAATGGTGCAAAGGCTGCGGCATTTGTGTGGTATTTTGTCCTGTTAAAGTATTCGTTTTTGAATTTAATTGTCTATATAAAATTCGACAAAAGTGGATGAATTCCTTTGAAAATATATAGCAGAACCCCTTAATTTGTGAGGATTTTGGAGTTCTGCAAAGACCTAAATAAAAAAATGCTAAGGAGGTTATTTATGGTATGGAAGATCGAAAAACTTTGTGGCAAAAAATAGCCAGCATAGGACCGGGTGCCATTGTCGCTGCAGCATTTATAGGCCCGGGTACTGTAACCACCTGCACCCTGGCGGGCGTCAATTACAAATACACTCTGCTGTGGGCCTTACTGTTTTCAACCATAGCGACTATAATACTTCAGGAAATGTCGGCTCGCATCGGGATAGTAGCCAATAAGGGATTAGGAAGCACCATCAGAGAAACCTTTGAGGAAAACCCAACGGCCAAAATTGTCGTAATAGCTCTTGTGATCGCAGCCCTGGGAATTGGGAACTCCGCCTTCCAGAGCGGCAATATAAGTGGCGCCTCTATGGGATTGCAGGTGATTCTTGGAGGTTCAAAACAAGTCTGGGTAGTCCTCATCGCGCTGATAGCAGGATTCCTCCTCTGGACCAGCAGTTACAAGTTAATCGAAAAGGTATTGGTCGGTATAGTTATAATGATGAGCATTGTCTTCGTCGCCACAGCCGTAGTGATCTCTCCCAACTGGGGTGAGGTTTTTAGGGGAATCTTTGTTCCAACGATTCCACCAGGCGCCCTCATAGTAACCCTCGGACTCATAGGGACAACCGTTGTGCCGTATAACCTGTACCTTCATTCATCCATTACAGCCGAACGCTGGGGTAGTTACAAAGACAAGAGAGAAGCCATATCGGAATCAAGAGCCGATACCATGCTGTCTATAGGTCTGGGCGGAATTATATCCATGGCCATAATCATTACTTCCTCTTCCATGTTCAGCACCGGCGTACAAATTAAAACCGCCGCCGACATGGCGAGCCAGCTGGAGCCCCTGCTGGGGCCATGGGCAAAATGGTTTTTCGCAATAGGCCTGTTCTGCGCCGGGATTTCTTCGGCCATAACGGCACCCATGGCCGCCGCCTATGCTATAACTGGCGTCCTCGGGCTGAAAAGCGACCTAAAGGAAAGGCATTTTCGTATAATATGGCTGCTGGTATTACTAATTGGTGCCACGGTGGCCTTTTTGGGCGCCAACCCAGTACAGGTAATAGTTTTTGCCCAGGCGGTAAACGGCGTACTGCTTCCCATCTCGGCAATACTCTTGCTTGTGGTAATAAACAACCAAAAGATCATGAAAGAATTTGCAAACACCACCGTATCCAATATACTCGGGTATTTCGTCGTAGTCGTAACCGTAATTCTCGGGTTGAGGATGTTCCTGACAGCCCTAAAGATAATATAATTGGTGTTAGTATAATATTGTAGACACTATAACTTGAACAAGGTAAAATAGAATTACAAAGAGAGGAAGTGTCTACAAGATGTCAAAGTGACAAAGAAAATATAATGAAGAGTTCAAACACACTATAGTAGAGCTGTATAACTTTATGTTTTATCAACCACTACCTTCAACACCAAGAGGAGGGAATCCTTCTTTTTTTTTCTCAAATCTTTTTGTATCAAGTATTGTAAGGTTTGATATCCCCCAAAATTAGGGGTTTATCTGACATAACTCTAAGTAAAAAAGGAGGTATGTTTATGAAATATCGAGTGGACATAAATAGTGACATTGGTGAAAGTTTTGGGGTGTATAAAATAGGTATGGATGAGGAAATAGTAAAATACATTTCATCAGCAAATATTGCTTGTGGATTTCATGCAGGTGATCCTATTGTAATGGCAAATACTGTTGAAAGATGTGCTAAAAATAAAGTGGCGGTAGGAGCTCATCCTGGATTTCCTGATCTATTGGGATTTGGAAGAAGAAATATAGATGTATCACCCACAGATGTAAAAAATTATATCATATATCAAATTGGAGCCTTACAAGCTTTTGCTATAAGTAACGGTATAAAATTGCAACATGTTAAAGCTCATGGCGCCTTGTACAACATGGCTGCAACAGATGAAAAACTTGCTATAGCAATTGCCGAAGCAATAGCTTCAGTAAATGAAAATCTCATATGCGTTGGGATGGCCA contains:
- a CDS encoding 4Fe-4S dicluster domain-containing protein, with amino-acid sequence MVKNKELVIIEKWCKGCGICVEFCPVKVLELKNGKVRLIDADECTKCGLCELRCPDFAIYLEVKE
- the surE gene encoding 5'/3'-nucleotidase SurE, with translation MKILLTNDDGVQGLGMLKLAEYLKDKYKVTVVAPEKERSAISHAITLHKPLRLKKVKEEDSLKIYAINGTPSDCVKLGIEVVLREKPDIVISGINEGLNLGTDILYSGTVSAAIEAAIYGIPAIAVSRAETADIEDRRIYKFLENLIEKVLEKGLPKNTLLNVNIPDFKKGIKGVKATILGKSIYIETFQKNYDPRGKEYYWMAGKISEIEKDERTDIVSVKEGYISITPIHFDLTEYNMINILNSWDIKIE
- a CDS encoding oxaloacetate decarboxylase subunit alpha; the protein is MSNKIKITETVLRDAHQSLLATRMSTEEMLPIAEKLDAVGYYSIEAWGGATFDACMRFLDEDPWERLRRLKKRIKNTPLQMLLRGQNLLGYRHYPDDIVEKFVERAVANGIDIIRIFDALNDVRNLEVAVKATKKAGAHAQGTLVYTISPVHNIDHYIKVAKELTELGVDSICIKDMSGILTPYVAYELVKSLKDAVNIPIQLHSHYTSGMAAMTYLKAIEAGVDIIDTAISPLALGTSQPATETMVAILKGTQYDTGLDMELLSEIASYFKEVKQNHSKEIDLSMVMGVDTDVLIYQVPGGMLSNLISQLKQQNALDKYPEVLKEIPKVREELGYPPLVTPMSQMVGTQAVLNVITGERYKMVPKEVKDYVKGLYGRPPAPISEEIKKKIIGDEEVIDIRPADLLKPQFEAIKEEIKEYYEQEEDVLSYALFPQVAKKFFEYRRAKKYQIDATLLNMEYMTYPV
- the speE gene encoding polyamine aminopropyltransferase, with product MELWFTENQDENLRFSLKVKETLVVEKTPYQHLAILDTYQFGRVLTLDGILQTTEKDEFVYHEMIVHVPLFTHKNPKSVLIVGGGDGGSVREVLKHPSVERVVLAEIDEAVVRNSKKYLPTISQALDDPRVEIMIGDGIKYVNEHKNEFDVVIVDSTDPIGPAVGLFTSDFYKAVYECLKEDGIIVAQTESPFIYGKLINKLSKMFKEIYPITKAYIATIPTYPGSLWTFTMGSKKYDPEEVDINSIPRIDTKYYTPEIHKAAFVLPKFVKDIFDEV
- the safA gene encoding SafA/ExsA family spore coat assembly protein codes for the protein MTIDGSYYNPNYPKYPYHHPYYPHHPHPGHCKTFYTVQPGDTMWSIANMFGISLDCLIRANPQISDPNLIYPGQQICIPFYCPPVSPETCKTIYTVKPGDTMWSIANMFGVSLDALIRANPQIPDPNLIYPGQQICIPSANC
- the speB gene encoding agmatinase; amino-acid sequence: MIEGKYFVDPGKFLGATEDYEKAEVVILGLPMDYTVSFKAGSRFGPAAIRQASYGLEYYSVYLDRRLEDKKFYDLGDLVLPYGNVKKSLDLISKATEDILKSGKKGLFLGGEHLVTYGILKEYLKKYGDNLVILHFDAHTDLREEFFGEAYSHATVMKKVWDIAKGIKMYNFGIRSGEKEEFEFAEKNTHMFLYEVVEPLKGVIDDIKDYPIYISWDIDVVDPAFAPGTGTPEPGGITTKEALEAIHILKDLNVVGMDLVEVSPSHDIAGITSILAAKLIRESILSFF